The proteins below are encoded in one region of Myxococcales bacterium:
- a CDS encoding TIGR01777 family protein has protein sequence MSGKKIITVAGAGGVVGKHLIAQARKQGFRLRALSRRLDPGLSKDVEVFEWHPHDGAVQQSIVEALEGASIVANLAGASIGNGKLDADAKEKILKSRIDATNALGSAFEQCKNPPRVWLQASAVGYYGDTGERTVTEQSAAASDWFLADVCKQWEAQARHVEEAHRETLRMVIGRIGIVLAEDAPAWNKMLLPIKLGVGGKLGSGKQWYPWIDADDLARAFLFLAEREQSEGIYNLTAAQPVRQKDLAKQTARKIRRPAIFPAPAFALRALLGETADALVLASCKALPTRLLESGFVFEQPDIESELAKFFG, from the coding sequence ATGAGCGGAAAAAAAATAATTACCGTTGCCGGAGCAGGCGGCGTGGTGGGCAAGCATCTCATTGCTCAAGCGCGTAAGCAGGGCTTCCGCTTGAGGGCACTTTCACGGCGCCTCGATCCAGGACTGTCAAAAGATGTCGAGGTCTTTGAATGGCACCCTCATGATGGTGCCGTCCAACAAAGTATCGTCGAAGCGCTCGAAGGTGCCAGTATTGTGGCGAATCTTGCGGGTGCTTCAATTGGCAATGGAAAACTCGATGCGGATGCCAAAGAAAAGATATTGAAAAGCCGTATTGATGCGACAAACGCGCTGGGTTCTGCTTTTGAGCAGTGTAAAAATCCGCCTCGTGTTTGGTTGCAGGCTTCTGCGGTGGGTTACTATGGCGATACAGGTGAGCGCACCGTAACGGAACAAAGTGCAGCAGCGAGTGATTGGTTTTTGGCAGATGTTTGCAAACAATGGGAGGCGCAAGCACGCCATGTCGAAGAGGCGCACCGGGAAACGTTGCGCATGGTGATAGGGCGCATCGGAATCGTTCTTGCTGAAGATGCCCCAGCCTGGAACAAAATGCTTTTGCCTATAAAGCTTGGTGTTGGCGGCAAACTTGGTTCAGGCAAGCAATGGTATCCGTGGATTGACGCCGACGATCTTGCACGTGCGTTTTTGTTTTTGGCAGAACGCGAACAGTCCGAGGGGATCTACAATCTCACTGCCGCTCAACCTGTTCGACAAAAAGATCTGGCAAAACAAACAGCGAGGAAAATTAGACGACCTGCCATCTTTCCTGCGCCAGCCTTTGCTCTACGCGCTTTGCTTGGCGAAACTGCCGATGCCCTCGTTCTTGCAAGCTGCAAAGCACTGCCAACCCGACTTTTAGAATCTGGTTTTGTCTTTGAGCAGCCCGATATCGAATCGGAGTTAGCTAAGTTTTTTGGCTAG